One genomic window of Chitinophagaceae bacterium includes the following:
- a CDS encoding asparagine synthetase B has translation MKKIIFLFALLLCFNFSNASMLLLPMDSKQADHLKAYGIAYWVLNKNVTVDWMLNYRGGSFAIPYFAEAENECVVRGVTYEIVPDAQYNIILSGIASPEVNQDIEKLEKPPKIAVYSPKTKEPWDDAVTLVLTYAEIPYDLVYDDEVLQGKLALYDWLHLHHEDFTGQFGKFYAAYSNAAWYQNDVRTDGETAARWGFNKVSQLKLAVADKVRDFVAGGGFMFAMCSATDSYDIALAAEGLDICESMYDGDPADPGAQSKLDFSKSFAFQNFLLVRDPLQYEFSNIDATNSRRVPMDQDYFTLFEFSAKWDPVPTMLCQDHTKTIKGFMGQTTSFRNEVIKPTVLVMGENKAAGEARYIHGEYGNGTWTFYGGHDPEDYQHQVGDPPTDLALHPNSPGYRLILNNVLFPAAKKKKQKT, from the coding sequence ATGAAAAAGATAATTTTTCTATTCGCTCTCCTTTTATGTTTTAATTTTTCTAATGCTTCCATGCTGTTGTTGCCAATGGATTCCAAACAGGCGGACCATCTCAAAGCCTATGGCATCGCTTACTGGGTGTTGAACAAAAACGTTACCGTTGACTGGATGCTCAATTATCGAGGTGGCAGCTTTGCAATTCCCTATTTCGCGGAAGCAGAAAATGAATGTGTAGTAAGGGGTGTTACTTATGAAATTGTACCGGATGCCCAATACAATATTATTCTTTCAGGTATTGCAAGCCCGGAAGTAAACCAGGATATTGAAAAACTGGAGAAGCCTCCTAAAATAGCGGTATATTCCCCTAAAACAAAAGAGCCATGGGATGATGCGGTAACCCTCGTCCTCACCTATGCCGAAATTCCATACGATCTCGTTTATGATGATGAAGTGTTACAGGGAAAACTTGCTTTATATGATTGGCTTCACCTGCACCATGAAGATTTTACAGGGCAGTTTGGAAAATTTTATGCCGCTTATTCTAACGCAGCCTGGTATCAAAATGATGTGAGAACGGATGGCGAAACTGCTGCCCGTTGGGGTTTTAATAAGGTTTCCCAATTAAAGCTGGCTGTTGCTGATAAGGTCAGGGACTTTGTAGCAGGGGGAGGTTTTATGTTTGCTATGTGTTCAGCCACCGATTCCTATGACATCGCCCTGGCTGCAGAAGGCCTTGATATTTGTGAAAGCATGTATGATGGTGACCCTGCAGATCCCGGCGCACAATCAAAACTTGATTTTTCAAAAAGTTTTGCGTTTCAGAATTTCCTGCTAGTAAGAGACCCGCTTCAATATGAATTTTCAAATATTGATGCCACCAATTCAAGACGGGTTCCAATGGATCAGGATTATTTTACCCTGTTTGAATTCTCTGCAAAATGGGATCCTGTTCCAACCATGCTTTGCCAGGACCATACAAAAACCATCAAAGGATTTATGGGACAAACCACTTCATTCAGGAATGAAGTGATTAAGCCAACTGTGCTTGTTATGGGTGAAAATAAAGCGGCAGGTGAAGCACGTTATATTCATGGTGAATATGGCAATGGAACCTGGACCTTTTATGGCGGGCATGATCCGGAAGATTATCAACACCAGGTGGGTGACCCTCCTACTGATCTCGCTTTGCATCCCAACTCACCCGGTTATAGATTAATTCTGAACAATGTGCTTTTCCCGGCAGCAAAAAAGAAAAAGCAGAAAACCTAA